The following coding sequences are from one Alosa alosa isolate M-15738 ecotype Scorff River chromosome 3, AALO_Geno_1.1, whole genome shotgun sequence window:
- the nhlh2 gene encoding helix-loop-helix protein 2: protein MMLSPDQTDSDLPWGQSDPETVLNVIKVECVPAQPGGDSKSRLPDPPLTREEKRRRRRATAKYRSAHATRERIRVEAFNVAFAELRKLLPTLPPDKKLSKIEILRLAICYISYLNHVLDV from the coding sequence ATGATGCTAAGTCCAGACCAAACTGACTCGGACCTTCCGTGGGGACAGTCCGATCCGGAGACCGTCCTAAATGTGATCAAAGTCGAATGTGTGCCTGCCCAGCCAGGAGGAGACAGCAAGTCCCGTTTGCCTGATCCGCCCCTGACGCGTGAGGAGAAGAGACGGCGGCGACGCGCCACCGCAAAGTATCGGTCCGCACACGCCACAAGAGAGCGGATTCGGGTGGAGGCATTTAATGTGGCCTTCGCCGAGCTGAGGAAACTTCTGCCTACACTTCCTCCTGACAAGAAGCTCTCCAAGATCGAAATCCTGCGCTTGGCAATCTGCTACATCTCTTACTTGAACCACGTGTTGGACGTGTAA